CATAAATTTATTTTCTAATGAGAGGCAGCGCTTCGCGCTGCCTCCTATGCTTTTGCTAAATACTTCTCAAAGCCACAATGGGATCGAGTCTGGATGCTTGTCGGGCGGGGAAAATCCCAAAGAACAAACCAATTCCACCCGAAACACCGACGGCTAGACAAATTGCTGCAACCGATACCCCCGCTTGCAAAGGTGAAACTGCGGCGATGAATAAAATGCCACTAACCCCAATCCCTGTACCGATCGCTCCTCCTAGCAATGACAAAATCACTGCCTCGATCGTGAACTGGGTGAGAATATCGCTGGGTGAAGCGCCGATCGCTTTGCGGAGTCCGATTTCGCTGGTGCGCTCGGTGACTGATACCAGCATAATATTCATAATGCCAATGCCCCCAACTAGCAGCGAAATCCCTGCGATCGCCGCCAGCATGATCGTCAATGCGCCTGTAATATTACCGACGATTTCTAGAGCATCCTGTTGGGTACGCACTGTAAATGTATCGTCAGCATTCACATCAGAAGTGCGGTGACGCAGTCGCAATAGGTTAGAAATTTGGAATTGCGCTGCGTCCACATTGGCATTGCTTGTCGCTGACACATTAATTACGGCGACAGCCACACCATAGGGAGAAGTTTTACCCGTAAGTTGGCTAGTCATCGTCGTAATTGGCAGAAAAATCGTGTCATCTTGGTTTGTGCCCAGAAACGCGCCTTTTTCTGACATGAGTCCGATTACTTCATAGCTAGTGCCTCGGATTCGTACTGTTTGACCGACAGGCGATCCCTGTGGAAATAATTCCTTAGCGATCGCTGCCCCAATCGTGATTACCCTTGCATTTCGCTTAAGGTCTTCCTCATTAAAAAATCTGCCCACACTAACTTCCGCATTGCGAACGATCGCATAGGTATCGGTCGTACCGATTAGCGTGGCGCGTTTAGTATTGTTACCTGCGATCGCTAGCTCCGAGCCGTTAATCTGCGGTGCAACACTGCGAACGGTGGGGACTTGGGTGGCGATCGCCTCGGCATCGGCTAGTACTAGGCGATTGGGCGGTGCGATTACATTCCGACGCGCATTGTCAGTACCAGTAATCACAAAGATGACATCCGTACCAAGGGACTGAAACTGCTCAGCAGCGTACTTTTGCGCCCCTTGCCCAATTCCCACCATCAAAATTACGGAAGCATTACCGATAATGATACCGAGCATCGTTAATGTACTACGCAAGCGATTAGCCGCAAGGGTTTTGCCCGCCATCCGAAAGCTTTCCCAAGTATCCATCCTTAAAATTTCCTAATGTGTCTGCTCTAAACTTTGCAAAACTTAACTCTATTGTATGGTTAAAACTAAATCCTGACTTCAACCATTGGGCGGTATTTGGGGTAATCCCAAAACACAAAACGGCTAGACCATTTTGTGTTTTTAAAACCATCACTAGAATTGGTTTTAATTCCCAAGAGTGGGGCGACACTTTTAGGAATGGGTATAATTGGTCATAAAAGCTGTAATACAATTAAAAATAGTTAGCCTACAGTCAATTGTGTAGGGCTTGAAATGAAACTAATCTAAACTTCTAAATTTAATACCGCCAAAAGGTTAAGAGACATAGATAAATGAAAAGCCATATTAAACTTCAGCAAAATATTAATTCTTTTATTCGCTCAAATTTAGAGGGTGGCTATGTCGCGGAATGTTTGGGAATCTCAGTAGTAACACAGGGAAGTACTCTGGATGAAGTTGTCGAGAATCTCATAGAAGCAGTTGGATTACATTTAGAAGATGAAAACCCTGAAGATTTCGGTTTAGTTCCTAATCCATCAATTTTGGTTACCTTTGAACTACAACCTGAATATGTCAAAGCTTAAACGACTATCTGGCGCAGATGCGATCGCTATTTTTAAGAGATTTGGGTTTGAAGTTCATAGTCAAAGAGGTAGTCATATTAAACTGCGTCGTATCACTTCTCTTGGCAAAGAAACTTTAACTATTCCTAACCATCGCGAACTAGCAACTGGTACTTGTCAAGCTCTATTTCGTCAAGCTACTCGCTATATTCTAGAATCAGAATTATTTCCATACTTCTATGAATAAATTTATCTTCATTGATCTAAAACTTGAGGCTATTCTGGGATTAAAGTAGAGCAGTATCACGCTTATTTCGCTACGTACTCTGAAATACCTATTACAATTCTGATCTATTTGTGATATTAAATGTTTTGTGAGAATCTGCCACTAAGTATAGCTATAGACATCAATGTTAAGACAAAGCCAAAACCCAAAAGAGAGTTGCGGCGCTTCGCGCCGCAACTCTCTTTTGGGTTTTATGTCCTGACTTGGCTGGCTATAGCCATAACACATTCTCACAAAACATTTAGGATTGCTTTATTCTCAAATATCTGAGCGTAAGCTCCTGCTATATAATCACTTTGTTAAGCATTGTTTACGAAACGATAAAACAATGCACCCTAATAACGAAATTTTTATGGCTAAGTATATCTTTGTGACTGGCGGTGTTGTCTCTAGCATTGGGAAGGGCATCGTTGCCGCAAGTTTGGGACGATTACTTAAATCTAGGGATTATTCGATCGCAATTCTGAAACTTGATCCCTATATCAACGTTGATCCTGGGACGATGAGTCCTTTTCAACATGGGGAAGTTTTTGTTACCGAAGATGGCGCTGAGACCGATCTCGATTTGGGACATTATGAGCGCTTTACTGATACTTCGATGTCAAAGCTGAGCAATGTCACCACAGGCGCGATCTATCAAGGTGTGATCAATAAAGAGCGGCGCGGCGACTATCAAGGTGGCACGGTGCAGGTGATCCCCCATATCACCAATGAAATTAAAGAACGAATTCATCGGGTAGCGAATAATGGTAATCCCGATCTCGTGATTGTCGAAATTGGCGGTACGGTTGGCGATATTGAATCCCTACCATTTATCGAAGCAATTCGTCAGTTTCGTAAGGATGTGGGGCGGCAAAATGTGGTGTACATGCACGTTACGCTCATGCCTTGGATTGCCTCCGCAGGGGAGATGAAAACTAAGCCCACACAACACTCAGTTAAGGAATTGCAATCCGTAGGGATTCAGCCCGATATTTTAGTTTGTCGTAGCGATCGCCCCTTACCTCAAAACATCAAGGATAAAATCTCCGAATTTTGCAACGTCCTGCCAGAATGCGTAATGACAGGACAAGATGTGAAGAGCATCTACGAAGTACCGCTAGCGATGGAGCGAGAAGGCTTAGCGGAGCAAGTATTGCGACTCCTCGGTATGCAACAACGTCAACCCGATCTTCGCAGTTGGCAAACCCTTGTCGAGCGTCTCTATCGCTCTGAGCATCAAGTAGAAGTAGCGATCGTGGGTAAGTATGTGCGCTTAACCGATGCCTATCTTTCGGTGATCGAAGCCCTTAAACATGGCGCGATCGCCGTTAACAGCAATGTGAATTTGCGATGGATCAACTCCGAAGACATCGAAGCCTATGGCGCAGAGAAATTCCTCAAAGATGTCCATGCGATCGTGGTTCCTGGTGGATTTGGTCATCGTGGCGTTGATGGCAAAGTTGCCGCTGTGAAATATGCCCGCGATCATCAGATTCCATTCCTAGGATTATGTTTAGGAATGCAATGTGCGGTGATTGATTGGGCGAGAAATGTCGGACAATTAGGCGATGCCAATAGTGCCGAGTTTGATCCAGAATCCAAAAATCCTGTCATTCACCTCCTACCCGAACAGCAAGATGTAGTTAATCTCGGCGGCACAATGCGTTTAGGTCTATACGCCTGTCGTCTTGCGCCGAACACCCTAGTTGGTGATCTCTATAAAGAGTCAGTAATTTATGAACGTCATCGCCATCGTTATGAGTTTAATAATGCCTATCG
This genomic stretch from Pseudanabaena galeata CCNP1313 harbors:
- a CDS encoding ABC transporter permease, with translation MDTWESFRMAGKTLAANRLRSTLTMLGIIIGNASVILMVGIGQGAQKYAAEQFQSLGTDVIFVITGTDNARRNVIAPPNRLVLADAEAIATQVPTVRSVAPQINGSELAIAGNNTKRATLIGTTDTYAIVRNAEVSVGRFFNEEDLKRNARVITIGAAIAKELFPQGSPVGQTVRIRGTSYEVIGLMSEKGAFLGTNQDDTIFLPITTMTSQLTGKTSPYGVAVAVINVSATSNANVDAAQFQISNLLRLRHRTSDVNADDTFTVRTQQDALEIVGNITGALTIMLAAIAGISLLVGGIGIMNIMLVSVTERTSEIGLRKAIGASPSDILTQFTIEAVILSLLGGAIGTGIGVSGILFIAAVSPLQAGVSVAAICLAVGVSGGIGLFFGIFPARQASRLDPIVALRSI
- a CDS encoding type II toxin-antitoxin system HicB family antitoxin; translated protein: MKSHIKLQQNINSFIRSNLEGGYVAECLGISVVTQGSTLDEVVENLIEAVGLHLEDENPEDFGLVPNPSILVTFELQPEYVKA
- a CDS encoding type II toxin-antitoxin system HicA family toxin, which gives rise to MSKLKRLSGADAIAIFKRFGFEVHSQRGSHIKLRRITSLGKETLTIPNHRELATGTCQALFRQATRYILESELFPYFYE
- a CDS encoding CTP synthase; the protein is MAKYIFVTGGVVSSIGKGIVAASLGRLLKSRDYSIAILKLDPYINVDPGTMSPFQHGEVFVTEDGAETDLDLGHYERFTDTSMSKLSNVTTGAIYQGVINKERRGDYQGGTVQVIPHITNEIKERIHRVANNGNPDLVIVEIGGTVGDIESLPFIEAIRQFRKDVGRQNVVYMHVTLMPWIASAGEMKTKPTQHSVKELQSVGIQPDILVCRSDRPLPQNIKDKISEFCNVLPECVMTGQDVKSIYEVPLAMEREGLAEQVLRLLGMQQRQPDLRSWQTLVERLYRSEHQVEVAIVGKYVRLTDAYLSVIEALKHGAIAVNSNVNLRWINSEDIEAYGAEKFLKDVHAIVVPGGFGHRGVDGKVAAVKYARDHQIPFLGLCLGMQCAVIDWARNVGQLGDANSAEFDPESKNPVIHLLPEQQDVVNLGGTMRLGLYACRLAPNTLVGDLYKESVIYERHRHRYEFNNAYRSLFLESGYVISGTSPDGRLVEAIEFPSHPYFIATQFHPEFQSRPSRPHPLFQGLIKAALDLQKQRLASSSELESSPILEQLNEQKQELASATSA